A window of Syntrophorhabdaceae bacterium genomic DNA:
CATTACCCGGCACTCACGAAAATCGTGGAACAGACATGCCGGGACCACGGGGTAAAATACGCGGAGCATCCCACGTTCCGCTCGGGTATCGCCTCCCATTACCGGTGGCTGAAGCTGATGGGCGCTCCGGATAAGGGCGCCTAAGGGAGATTCTACGATTGAGATCCGGCACAACGGACGAGGGCGTCCACCCCTATGACGGCATCGTCACTTCTACGGAGTGTTGCTCATGGTCGTCGACCATGGTTATCCATGAGTTCTCCTGCGTCAGTCCGTCTACAATGATCCTTGCAATGCCGTCTCCTGCCGGTGCCCGAATAACCTTGATCCGGTAGAGAGTCTCCCGATAGCGATAGCGCACGGAAAAACCGGTCCACTCGGCGGGAAGGCAGGGCCTTACATACAGCTTGTCCCCTTCCGGTTTCAATCCGAGAAGGGATTCCACGATACAGCGGTACATCCATCCGGCTGAGCCCGTGTACCACGTCCAGCCGCCGCGCCCGGTGTGGGGTGGAACCGCGTATACGTCAGCCGCGACCACATAGGGCTCCACTTTGTAGGTATTGATCCCCTTGACCGTTCCCCCGTGATTCACGGGATTGATCATGTCGAGGATTTCCCACGCACGCTTTCCGTCCCCCATGGCCGCGAAAGCCATGGAAGCCCAGACTGCGCCCTGTGTATATTGACCGCCATTCTCCCGGACCCCGGGGACATATCCTTTTATATAGCCCGGATTGAGGTCCGACTTGTCGAAGGGCGGATCGAGGAGCTGGACCAGCCCGTGGTCCCTGCGCAGGAGGAGCTCATCCACTGCGTCCATTGCCGGCCGCACCCGTGGGGCGCTACCTGCCCCTGACAGGACCGACCAGCTCTGGGCAATGGAATCGATCCGGCATTCCGGACTCTGTGCTGAACCCAGGGGAGAGCCGTCATCAAAAAAGGCCCGGAGATACCACCCGCCATCCCAGCCGTTCTTTTCGATACTCTGCTTGAGGGAGACCGCTTCTCTCCTGCACTGTTCCGAGAAGGCGAGGTCCCCGCGCACGCGGGCGAGCTCGCTGAACCTGACGAGCACTTCGTAGAGGAAAAATGCGAGCCAGACGCTTTCGCCTTTGCCGTCTTTACCCACCATATTCATGCCGTCATTCCAGTCGCCGGAGCCCATGAGGGGAAGGCCGTGTTCACCGAACCTGAGGCCCCTGAGGATTGCCCGTACACAGTGGTCGTAAAGGCCGCTCTTTTCCTCCGACGGGCTGGGCAGATCATAATAAGAATCTTCTTCGGCGTTCAGCTGACGCCCCTTGATAAAACCTACCGGCTCATCCAGCACTCCCGTGTCTCCGGTAGCCAGCACATAGCGGCAGGTAGCCAGGGGCAACCAGAGAAAATCATCTGAGCAATGGGTGCGGACGCCCCGCCCTGCAGGCGGATGCCACCAGTGCTGCACGTCGCCCTCCGTAAACTGCCGCGACGCACTGAGAAGGAGGTGCTGCCGTACGAGTTGCGGCTCGGTGTGGATGAGGGCCATTACATCCTGCAATTGGTCCCGGAAGCCGAATGCGCCTCCCGATTGATAAAAGCCGCTCCGCCCCCACACGCGGCATGCCAGGGTCTGATATAAGAGCCAGCCGTTTGCCAGAACGTTGATGGAGGGGTCCGGTGTCTCCACCTGCACCGCACCGAGAGTGCGGTTCCAGTACTGCCAAAT
This region includes:
- a CDS encoding glycosyl hydrolase family 65 protein, translated to GRVGAGLDPCGAIQTAFELADGEEREIVFTLGTGYDSDDTGNLARRFRGPGAAREALEAIWQYWNRTLGAVQVETPDPSINVLANGWLLYQTLACRVWGRSGFYQSGGAFGFRDQLQDVMALIHTEPQLVRQHLLLSASRQFTEGDVQHWWHPPAGRGVRTHCSDDFLWLPLATCRYVLATGDTGVLDEPVGFIKGRQLNAEEDSYYDLPSPSEEKSGLYDHCVRAILRGLRFGEHGLPLMGSGDWNDGMNMVGKDGKGESVWLAFFLYEVLVRFSELARVRGDLAFSEQCRREAVSLKQSIEKNGWDGGWYLRAFFDDGSPLGSAQSPECRIDSIAQSWSVLSGAGSAPRVRPAMDAVDELLLRRDHGLVQLLDPPFDKSDLNPGYIKGYVPGVRENGGQYTQGAVWASMAFAAMGDGKRAWEILDMINPVNHGGTVKGINTYKVEPYVVAADVYAVPPHTGRGGWTWYTGSAGWMYRCIVESLLGLKPEGDKLYVRPCLPAEWTGFSVRYRYRETLYRIKVIRAPAGDGIARIIVDGLTQENSWITMVDDHEQHSVEVTMPS